The window CAGCAGCAACTCGCTGGCGCGCCCGCGAACCACTGAGCCGCCATTCATTAACTGCTTGGCACCATAAGGAGTCACTTGATGATGCGCTACTGGGATGGTCACTGGAACACATGGGGCATGGGAGCCGGTGGCTGGCTGCTCATGCTGATCTTCTGGGCGGCGATCGTTGGTGTGGTGGTCTGGCTAATCGCTGGCAATATCAGGCGACGCGGTTCGCCTGCGGATGCGTCGGCACTGGAGGTGCTCAAGCAGCGCTACGCGCGCGGCGAAATCGACCAGCAGGAGTTCGAGCGAAAGAAAAGAGATCTCACGCAGTGAGCCACAGAGCGGAAATCCACTACCGCAACGGGGGCGGGGTGTGAATGCATGAGCGCTCAACGCCATTGAGGCACGGCAACTTGGACAGCGCGCAAATGGAGGCGTGACAATGGAGGCAATGACCACACGAACGGCAGCGCTTCTGGCCTTGGGGCTGGCTCTCGGCAAACCAGCTGCGGCTGACGAGACAGAGCTGCAAGCGCTGAAAGCCGAAGTGAATGCGTTGAGGCAAGAGCTGGCCGAGCTGCGCGCGCAGATCAAGACAACCAACCCGACAGCCGCGCAGGCGCCGGTCGCCACACCAGCAGCACAGCTTTCACAGCAACCAATCCCGCAAGTCACACCGGCACCACCGGAATGGCAGACCGCCACATCAGTGTCGCATCTCGCCGGTTACGCCGCGGTCGGCTACACCGACCGCGATAACGGGACCGGTGCTTTCAACGTGGCTAACTTCAATCCCATTTTCCACTTTCTCTACAATGACCTGCTGCTCTGGGAAGCGGAGCTCGAGATCGCTGTCCAGGAAAACGGCGAGACGGAGCTCAATCTCGAGTACACCACCTTGGATCTATTCCTCAACGATTACCTGACGCTTTCCGGCGGCAAGTTCCTGAGCCCCTTGGGCCAGTTCCGACAGAACCTGCACCCGGCCTGGATCAACAAGCTGCCCTCCGTCCCGCCCGGTTTCGGCCATGACGGCGCCGCCCCCCAGGCGGAGATTGGCTTGCAGGCCCGGGGCGCAGTGCCCTTGGGTCAGATGAAAGCAAATTACGCCGTTTACGTGGGCAACGGCCCCGAATTGGAGGCGGAGGACGGTGAACTCCATGGGGTCGAGACGGAGGGCTTTGCCAGGGACGCAGACGGCAGCAAGGTGTGGGGTGGCCGCATCGGCGTGTTGCCGTTGACGAAACTGGAAATCGGCCTATCCGCCGCCACCGGGGATGCGGCCGTCGCGACCGAGGCTGGGCGCGAGCCTTCGCGCGCCTACGACGTGTGGGGGGCGGATTTCGCGTACCGTTGGCACAACCTGGATCTCCGC of the Thermithiobacillus tepidarius DSM 3134 genome contains:
- a CDS encoding SHOCT domain-containing protein; translated protein: MMRYWDGHWNTWGMGAGGWLLMLIFWAAIVGVVVWLIAGNIRRRGSPADASALEVLKQRYARGEIDQQEFERKKRDLTQ